In Anomalospiza imberbis isolate Cuckoo-Finch-1a 21T00152 chromosome 26, ASM3175350v1, whole genome shotgun sequence, the following proteins share a genomic window:
- the BTG2 gene encoding protein BTG2 encodes MSHRHSHRRGPRADMVPEIAAAVSFVSGLLRTRGCVSEQQLQVFSGALREALTEHYRHHWFPEKPFKGSGYRCIRINHRMDPIISKAAGQIGLSLPQLYRLLPSELTLWVDPYEVSYRIGEDGSICVLYEATRPPSSYGGMLTCKNQMMLGRSTSPSKNYIMTVSS; translated from the exons ATGAGCCACCGCCACAGCCACCGCCGCGGCCCCCGGGCCGACATGGTGCCCGAGATCGCCGCCGCCGTGAGCTTCGTGTCCGGCCTGCTGCGGACGCGGGGCTGCGTCAgcgagcagcagctgcaggtgtTCAGCGGGGCGCTGCGGGAGGCGCTCACAG agCACTACAGACACCACTGGTTCCCTGAGAAACCCTTCAAAGGCTCCGGCTACCGCTGCATCCGCATCAACCACAGGATGGACCCCATCATCAGCAAGGCAGCGGGGCAGATCGGACTGAGCCTGCCCCAGCTGTACCGGCTGCTGCCCAGCGAGCTCACGCTCTGGGTGGATCCCTACGAGGTCTCGTACCGCATCGGCGAGGACGGCTCCATCTGCGTCCTCTACGAGGCCACCCGGCCCCCCAGCTCCTACGGAGGGATGCTCACCTGCAAGAACCAGATGATGCTGGGCCGTAGTACCAGCCCTTCCAAAAACTACATCATGACTGTCTCCAGctaa